The genomic interval TAAAACTATTAAATAAAAGTACAAAATGCAGCTGAGTATAATCCACTTAAAGTTGGaattgaagtaaaataaagtgaaaaatagcGTCAGCTAGgtaaagaagaaagaggagcGGTAGCGGTAGCGAGGGGAGTGCGAGGGACGCCCGGGGGGACTGTTTCTGTAAGAGTTATATAAAAAGGTGGAATTTTAGCGGCAGCGGTGACGGCATGGGCTGCAAGTTTTAATTCTCTCCTCCGACCGCCGTTGCGTTTTCTACTCTGCTGCTCTCTCACACACCCGTACGTTATATACCGTATTCCATGTATcgtgtataagtatacgtatgcgtagcTACCGTACATATCTTCGCATTGTTTTCCGAGAGAGGATTTTCGAAAGGTCGGGCGTGCGAAAGCTCGGGACAATTAGCGAGCGAAGCGACCGTTCGTTCGGGGTAGGAGGCGGAATCGCGAGACGCTTTGATACCAGCGCTGGATTTTCCGGGATTTCGAAATAAGGTGGTTACGTCCGAAGTCGAAGGTCGTAGGTGGTTCGAACGTGTGCAGGAGCGCCGCTCAGACTTTCCCCACCCATCCGAGCGCACCCCTCTCTTCGAGGTGCCTCCGGCTATTGTCGTTTCTAGCTTTGTATCAATGTTTCTAGGTGCAGCTACATACTTTCACCTAACTTCATATTTCCGCGCGTACGTTCCGGCTGGAATCCAAGGGCTTTTGTCTCACGGAACCGCCCCAACAGCTTCGGGCACGATACAAATAATTTCGCCCGTTTTCGGATTTTTCATTCTAGCGACGTTTTTCCCCTGGGAAAAGTTCACCCGCCATTTTGGGTCTGAAAGCGCAAGCTCATTTCTGTCCTCGTAACAGGGAAATTTCGCCGTTATCCCGTCCGTATCCTTCCGAGGATAATTTTCCTACGTCCGCACGCAGAGGAGAACGCAAGAGTCGCAAATttttgaaggagaaaaaaccaaatcgcAGTAATTTCCGGTGGTTTGTATTCCGAAGTCGGTAGCGTGTAACCGCAGCTACGTCGAGTCACGAGTAGAGACAAACATCTATTtccgaaatggaagaaaaaaagagacggcGAGTCGATAGTTATTATCAAACGAGAGATTTTTCCAGTCCGATTTTCACGTCAGATCGGTGTAACGCGAGAGAGATCGTTACTTGTACGAGATAAAAGTGGATATGAATCAGATCGAAGGTTTAAAATGTGAAGGATAAACGGGACATGagaaagagcaaaaagaaaaaattgatggccAGCCCAGCTAGCTGCTTTATACGGGAAcgagagaatatatatatatatatatccgaatTCTAACGGGCAGCAATAGCCGATAATCGTTCTTCATTTGAAAACGCTGGTAGGTATTACGGAGGTTGTGAGGTGCGGGAGTGGGAGGGCACTTCGTTCAcgtcgtctttttttccgcgATCACCgggtagagagagaaaagtggaaaaggaacatggaaagagaaatataGAGAAAGAGGGTGgcaaagagagaagaaaaaatagcgaaaataaaaaagatgggAAAAAAGCGAGCCGGGCAATGGAGTGATTTGTGGCCGCGAGGACTCGTTGCCACAGATTGCTGCGACTGGTACGAATCCCATCCCCCTTTCGCCTGGTCATGGCTACCGTTCTGAAATCTGCCTCCCCCCCACTCCCTCTTCCCACCATTTTCcattatattcattcattcgcgtTCGCTAGTTCGTCGCTCGATAGATTTTCTCGTGTTTGACTATCGTGATATTTCAGAGCCGAAATCTAGCACAAATATTATTCGTGACTCCCGAGGCAGACCTAACAGCTATACCGCCCTTGTACCTGCGGTGTGGTATATGTCACGAAAAGCGAccccgaaaaataaatcgcatCCTTGACGGATGGGGGTCGAGTTACGAAAAGGAAGTTGTTCCTCCACCCCGATGTTTACCGATGATAACCTCGTCCCATGCACCGCCATTTTGTACTAACGCGAACACAAAATGGccgaatgaaaacaaaatggctgaatgaaaacaaaatggccgaatgaaaacaaaatggccgaatgaaaacaaaatggctGCATCTTTCATGATATCTGTACCCGATCGTCGATCgtgagatgaaataaatcgTTTCAGTTTAATCCGATCGGGTATTACGTAATGTATTCGCGTTTATGGGTAAAAGGGACGCGCATAAAAGGGGGTCTGTTATCCGGAATTCGCCTCGGGGAACTTGTAAGAGTTGCGACAGATGGTCCGGTAGTAGATTTTGTTCTGaattatacatagatatacataaatcCTCGACGGAGCGATGGGCGTCTGAAAGCAAAACCGTAGAGCCAAAACCGAAATGTTTTACTTACCGAAAGTTTATCGGGTcttgttataggtatatacgtctACATATATACCCGTATACACGCAGAGATAGATATATCCGGGAAGTGAGAAAGTTGAGTCTTCGCGTCATGCTACCGGATTGTTCCCTAGTTGCGGCTTCGAAACTTTCCCTTCATCTTATCCCGCGCCAAAATCCATCCAACAACACTCCTTACTCTACGGCGtctccgtcttcttcttcttcttcttcttcattgcTGCGACTtcgcagtttttcttttttcctcctcataactatttataatttatgctcaacaattttcatcaaacacCAACGCGCCGATCTACTCCGCGCGGATTGCCTCATAATATCGATATcacaaatttttaatatcaaattgaaaaaactcccTGGCtcagaacaaaaatgaaaaaacttaaTAACGTCACTTTAAAACATTAATTGCCACGATTaacgttatcattttttatgattgaagatatttatatacgttatacctatgtaccgcgATGATGGAATGTACATGACTTGTTATATTTAACTATCAACTCTTGTATACAGCcgaaatatttctcttcgCAAGCTTTACAACGACATAAAGTATCTAGTTACTCCCGTATACCCCGATATACGATCGTCACGATCATTGAAGAGCACGATAAAaacataacaacaataacaataataatcataataattctAATAAGTACAGGAAAAGTAAAAGCCAAAGGAAAAGCGGGTCGTTGACGGAATCCGAGCGAGTTTAGgggcgtaaaatttttatgtgCTTTCAAACAACCGTAAAATAACTTGTAATTTGAGTTAATACaggtgtatataatgtacatcgggtatatatatacatacgtttacGTCTGTTACGGTCGGTTAAGTTATATAACTTATATACATCTACTGGGTCCCCCAGAAGTAACGGACGCCATTGTCGTGTCTTACATCTGATGGAAAATAAGATTCCAAAACGAAAAGTCCTTGgctatttttcgattagacgcCTGGATCATTAATTATCGATCAAAACAAGAAGCCAATCAGGTGCGCACTACAGTGGCAAGACAGCGTGGAGGTAAAGCGATAGGGTAAGGTTAGGTCTTGTCTTGCCAATGTAGCGTGCGCCTGATTGGCTTCTTGTTTTGATCGATAATTAATGATCCAGGCGTCTGATCAAAAAATAGCTTGGGACTTTTCGtttcggaattttcttttctattagATGCGACAAAGGCGTCCGTTACTTTTGGGATACCCTATGGAAATTCATGTATGCATATCATTTCATATATGAAAAGACGTATGGTCAGGAGACGTGAAATTGGTAAGAACGTATttcgtcgagctttttttttctgaacgagcttcgtgaaaaaaaatacgcgagTTACGTATATCTGATTGAAAAGTATCCGGGACAGAGTCTCGCGAATGATTTGAGAACGTACATTTTTTCTACtcacgggaaaaaaaaagaaaaaggaaaaaaaaagactttaACGACTTTCCCACTGATTAGGTACGTTTAAAACGAAAGTCACGCGTAGCAACGATTCCGTAGGGTGATTGCAGATCGATATTCATGTGACATATGTGTACGTCTATTAGGCACACAAGTTATtgtagatatatgtatttctCTATGTACCGCACACTTGTCTAATAACGTTTGCTTTGTGTTATAACGTTTTGTAGATGAcagaatatacataaaattgcGAACTTGCTCGTTTACAGGCATTTACCCGACGTGTCTATTTTGAAGTACATATAATGTGGGTACATGTGCAGGAAACGCTGTACATGTGAGGGGTGCAGCGCGGGATATTGTGCGGTGAAGAATTACCCCTCAAACCTCGACTGGCACGCGAAGTCAAACAcaggaatataatataatcgagCGACAAAGCTCGCAGTTCTCCAAGGTGGTAATCTATATAACGTTTTCGTAcgtcggaaaattgaaaaaaaaaagtgcgcgagggaaaaaaaaactattttcacGAGTTGAAATCTCAAACGATAGtcaggtacgtacgttgatGATGGAAATTGACTTGAAATGTCCGTTACATCGACGTTGCCATAAAtcgcgttattattatgatgTAAAGAGTTGGAAGGCTTGTGTATGGAATCAATTGTTATGTGCATAACCAACAGCAATAAAACCGTCTATACATTTTATCGTATAAACTCACGGTTTTCGAGGTGAAATTAAGTTAACGTCAGAAATTTCGTGGGCGGAGTAAATTCAACGTAAATACAATAACAAAATTTCACTCGACTCAGACTGCAAAGCAGATTCCCCATCCCGTAACATTCGCGAACTTCACCTCCAGGCCGATTGTTTAATTCGGTAAcgccaaaaaaatatatcaaggAAAAGCCAAAAGGGTGACATTCCTTCGTCTAAATATATCCATCGAATTAATGAACATCCGACATTTTTTGAATTGCTTGAGCTTGAGCTTTTTCGCTTATTTTTGAATactttcattctctttttctttctgtcaAACGTACAAACATAGGGACGTAAAGCTTGAAATGTtttttgcaatcgattttcactttctttcgattttgattttgattgtttccttttctctAACATTTGTGCGTACCGCATGTATACCCGTAAATAACTTGCGTGCGACTAAAAGCTTAATGAGAGGATACGGTGTACATACGCGTGCGTGTGTACATAAGTCTAGTTCCGGTAGAATTTTTGACGCGAGGATTTTCGGGCTGTGGGGAGAAAACGGGGTTGAAATATTCAGTGGAGGAAAGGTTTCGCCGTGAGAAGCGAGAGCGAATAAGAGCCTGCAGGGGAGGAAGTATGATATTTGCGAGCTTAACGGCATGAAGTTGtctaaattttcatcgtcaaacCGTGAAACGATAATGTAatcatttcttatttatttcttcaaaaaatcctcTTCGACTTCTCATTATTACACTTATTTTACaactcgtcaatttttcactccccGAAATTCCACGACTTGGTGATTTCAGCGCGGGATGTAACGAAAAACCGGCtaaaaaagggttgaaaaatttcgacgaaagaTTATCGCGCGCCATGAAAAGCATCAGCGAAACCGTCGATCTGCCCGAAGTCAACGGTTGGATCCGCTCGAGGAGCAATCGGAATTCGAAATCTGCTGCGTTTCTCGAACAATTGAAATTGTACTGCGAAAATTCTAGCCTGAACGGCTGCAAGTATTTCACGGAGCCGGGACGCCACTGGGCCGAAAGgtagacgagaagaaaaaaataatcgatcgtttcgttggttgaataatatttttcctcgCAGAATCGTCTGGGTGATTATCTACGCCTTTATGATATGCGGTGTGGCTTACGTTGTTCTCGACGTTTACGGTGAGTACAGAAGATCGCCGATCATCGCAACCGAGGACAAAGATCAGTACCCAACTACCAAAATTGCGTTTCCCGGTGGGTatccgaaatttgaaaaatattcttcatttttttagttttccatTCTTATTCTCTTCGAAATCGAGACCTCGATTCGACGCGATTTTTGAgattttaaaatcaatcgaattttGATTTCCTTTATCAAAACGGTAAATCTACAGTCCGAACATAGCGAGGTGGTAATAAACAACCGTTATTTTACCCGACAGCCACGCGGAGCCGTTGATTAACCACATTTGTGATTTTTAATTGATGTTCTATCGGAACCGCGAACTCTGTTTTCAATTCTGAATAATCGCGGTCCGTTTGAAAAACTCGTAGCGAACGCACCCGAATTTTCGTCGCTTGGTTGAGCTTGGTTAGCGAGTTATTTGACGTGCACCGACACTACAATGCCTGCTAGTaatgaatcaaaatttcaGCACTCGCTCTCTGCACGCTGAACCGAATAAGCTACAATTCTGCGACTGTGTTGGCCAAATCCATGTGAGGAAAATCTAtatgaattatttcttttcgatccaaTCGAAATATTCCTCTCTCTCGTCAAATTCTGATAACTCGCTCCCCCTTTCATTTTATGCCTCCTCAGTCACGAAGCCGAGATTCGGAAATCGAAGAGTtatcaagaaattttggaaCTCCTCAGATACCTCGGCCACCTCTACGATTACACGCACGAGTCTTTCGAAACGGAACACGACTCGCTTCATAAAATGCTGCTGGAATTTTACGACGGCCCATACGATCTCAACGAAATCATGAAGAATGTATGTACGCGCAGGTAGAAAAATCTgccaattttcattcgtttcaacaacgacaaaaaaatttatatacatttttctcttcatttttttccgcaGTTAACGCCTCGTTGTCAGGACGTGATACTGAGCTGTACTTACGCCGGACGAGAAGTGACGTGTTCCGATATTTTCACGCTTCGTAAAACTCAAGACGGTTACTGCTGCACTTTCAATTACGTGCGACAGAGCGACGAGTTCATACcgtaagaaaattatcaaaaaacaaaaaaaaaaatcgagaaattctcgtcGAATTTAAGCACGCGGCGTCTGATCCTCCCTTATTTTGGCTCCGAAtaacgaaaatacaaaatcagGGCCAGCGGTTACAACAGTACGGGTTACAAAAGTAAAGTACTGCGTCCCAATGGACCGGGAGTTTCCAACGGTCTGAGTATCTTGATCGAACCGTTGCtcgacgattatttttacacgATACCCAGCGGTCGGGGTTGGAAGGTGAGACGATCCCAGGTGCAAGGAATCGGAACAACGGCGACGATTGTTATCGACGTTACGGTTGAACGATTCGTTTTTTGCTCCTTTCAGATAATAATATTCGACTCGGAAGATTATCCGGACAATCCGAGCGGCAGCGTGATAGAGCAAATGATATCGCCGTCCACCGAAACTTACCTCAGACTGGACGCGATACTGTTCTGCACGCCCGACGATATAATAAACTAtccggtggaaaaaagaaaatgtatatTCAACACcgaattgcaaaaattattcaccggATACACGTACAGCGATTGTATAGTGAATTGTCGAGTGGAGGATATATGGAGGACGTGCAATTGTCTgccgttttttttcccgaaaagAGGTCAGTACTCGTTTAAGGATATAACCGTCGATTCGTTGAATCGTTGACGCGCTTCGCGGGGCTACGGGTACCCGCGATCAAACGCAGTAAACAGGCGTGAATAATAAATGCATCGACGTGTCGATCGTTGAAcgcgagataaaaagaaaaaaagagagagaagaagaaaaaacagaaaaatgatcCCAAACGATCGCGATTAGGAGAGCATTAAGAAAATCGTTATTGACGTACGTACTGTGCACACGTAGGATAACAcgattttatatttcagaTATGAGGAGAACCTGCGATATGACGGACCTTCCGTGTCTCAACGCTAATAAATGTGAGCTTTATAACGATTCGAACATACGGGGTGGACGGAAAAGAGATAATCGAAAACTTTAGTATTTTTTGTCCCTTCGAAACGTTTTGAGAAAAAGCCGGTTGACAGACGGAGAAAGCGAAAATTATGaaggagcgaaagaaaaattgagaaagctTTTCATCGctttacccccccccctcgccccctcgaGTTGGATATCTAACCGGAAACTTGTTTCATTTTCGCACAGCAAAATGGTGGGTCTTATTTCCGCACGAAGTTCCCGAGGATCGGTGGGACTCAGACGAAGGTTACCCGAAAGCTGCGACCTACGAAACGCTTTCCGGTCTCGACTGCAGCGAATGTTATCCGGCCTGCAACGACGTCCGTTATTTCGTACGGAATACCGTGACCTCCCTACATCCCCGTGGATTCCACGCGACAAATTTGATGTAATTTCGAGTCTTGATTCCTTCGTTGATCATCTTTCAGGTTTTCCCTGATTTTGTAATTCTTCCTTTTCCAGTTACAACGTGAGTCTAGCCGAGCACAGCGTTGTTCATATTTACTTCGGCACCGTCGGTATACCAAGGTTGAAGCAAGACCTGATTTACTACTGGTACGAGCTTTTgagtgagtagaaaaaaatccgcCGAACCTTGATCACGACATCGAACGTCCCGTTTTTTGTGTACTTTTCACGAACGGGGATGATTTTCTTCTCACCGTAAGAAGAAATGTCGTCAAATTTGGGAAATTGGACGCGTGCTGGAAAATTCgtcgttgcaaaaaaaatattttcacccccACCCAAAAAgggcgttgaattttcgaaatacgtatatacaaaattttcctttcctaGTGAAATATTACTCACATACGGCATTTTATCTCGCTCGCGGACCTTTTTCCGCGTACTTTATGTACACCTACGTCCTTTCGAAAATAGGAAACGGAAACGACGCGTCGTTCGCGAGGTAAACGTGACGCATTTACACACCTACAGGTACCCCAGACACAGCTGGATTGagtgtagaataaaaaaaaaaaaagaagaatcctcAGCGagataaatgataaaatagaGCGAGAGCTGGgaaaactctttttttttccacgttattCTGCTCTGAGAATATTTGATACGATTCGATTACCGTAATCacaatgacaatgacgatCTATCCGCAGGTAATATCGGTGGAATTTGCGGTGTGTTCGTTGGATTCAGTTTGATAAGCGCGATGGAGTTTCTGTTCTTCTTATTACTAACGATACTGCCGGCGagcaaatttggaaaaagaagaaaaaaccagaaacGACCGGGAGAACGTCATCGGCGAGAAATTCAGCGCAAGGGTGAAAATGGCGGAGACAATCACGTGCCGATTTATTGGAGCGAATTGGCCTGCTCGaacggagtaaaaaaatggaacgttAAAAACCGAAGAATCAACGATCTGTTCAATGTAACCGCGCCAAAATaaacgaatttcaaaaatttcgaacaccaTCCTCATTCACGTCCTCGGGCAAACGCGAATCATCGACGAAAATCTGAGTCGCGCGGAAATTCATGAAacattcgattaattttcggaAACAATCGGTGCCGACAGTTTCGCGGACAAtgacaaaaatattcaacgtaTGCCTCGGAGACGTCCGGATACGAACGTGGTCCGAGTAGGTCGCCTTTGGACTTCCGTACCCTCGCGACGTAATTCCTCGTTTCCGCGCGGTGTGCCCTACCCACCCCCCACTCGCACGTTACGTAGTAATTACAAATACCTATGTGAATACGCTCGagggatatatatgtatacgcgttgCCGAAACTGTGCAGCTCCGGGGGTACGCTCACACACGTTTAATTTGAGAATTCCGACTATTCCGTCGGACGTAATCGCCGATTCGTCGTAAGTGGCGGCCAACTATTTCAACTCCCCAGACTTTGACGAAGCGCGTGTTCACCGCACGCCGGCGACCGAGTTCGAAAACGGAACGCTAGTCACGGAAACTTGAACGCCCGGTCGAAAGATCGATTATCGTACCGGACCGTAACCGAATCCGCGGAATCCGATCTTCGCTGGTTTCTTTTTCCCGTTGGATCATGaggggagggagaggaaaaaaaaag from Athalia rosae chromosome 6, iyAthRosa1.1, whole genome shotgun sequence carries:
- the LOC105688685 gene encoding sodium channel protein Nach-like, translating into MLLEFYDGPYDLNEIMKNLTPRCQDVILSCTYAGREVTCSDIFTLRKTQDGYCCTFNYVRQSDEFIPASGYNSTGYKSKVLRPNGPGVSNGLSILIEPLLDDYFYTIPSGRGWKIIIFDSEDYPDNPSGSVIEQMISPSTETYLRLDAILFCTPDDIINYPVEKRKCIFNTELQKLFTGYTYSDCIVNCRVEDIWRTCNCLPFFFPKRDMRRTCDMTDLPCLNANKSKWWVLFPHEVPEDRWDSDEGYPKAATYETLSGLDCSECYPACNDVRYFVRNTVTSLHPRGFHATNLIYNVSLAEHSVVHIYFGTVGIPRLKQDLIYYWYELLSNIGGICGVFVGFSLISAMEFLFFLLLTILPASKFGKRRKNQKRPGERHRREIQRKGENGGDNHVPIYWSELACSNGVKKWNVKNRRINDLFNVTAPK